In one Plasmodium reichenowi strain SY57 chromosome 7, whole genome shotgun sequence genomic region, the following are encoded:
- a CDS encoding 40S ribosomal protein S29, putative has product MGCILNVHPKKYGQGSRQCRVCSNKHAIIRKYNINICRQCFRERADIIGFKKYR; this is encoded by the exons ATGGGTTGTATTTTAAACGTTCATCCAAAGAAATATGGTCAAGGATCTAGGCAATG CCGTGTATGTTCGAATAAGCATGCCATAATCagaaaatataacataaacATATGCAGACAATGCTTTAGAGAAAGAGCTGACATAATTGGTTTTAAGAAG TATAGATAA
- a CDS encoding cysteine-rich secretory protein, putative, whose translation MIGIMNIFFLFFVFISSYIYVNGQFCKFNKEFIKERHNDFRLKHNAKPLKWSKKLEEIATYEANLIRDNSDCIVSAKQVDTNYFSFFKNENIEASVDTWYEGINDYDFELGCIKRNDNIFEFTRIIWKSSENLGCATACCKTKGILICKYDNNTNKPGYFADNVGTIDTMYVLDNLNNGIHIMKNDHSDKRTQL comes from the exons ATGATAGGAATcatgaatatttttttcctattttttgttttcatttcttcttatatatatgtgaatggccaattttgtaaatttaAT AAAgaatttataaaagaaagaCATAACGATTTTAGATTAAAGCATAACGCTAAACCACTGAAATg gaGTAAGAAACTTGAAGAGATAGCAACATACGAAGCAAATTTg ataAGGGATAATTCTGATTGTATTGTTAGTGCAAAGCAAGTTGATACAAActatttttccttttttaaaaatgaaaatattgaaGCATCTGTTGATACATGGTATGAGGGGATTAATGATTATGACTTTGAGTtag GATGTATTAAAAggaatgataatatatttgaatttaCAAGGATTATATGGAAAAGTTCAGAG AACCTTGGATGTGCTACAGCATGTTGTAAAACAAAAGGAATTTTAATTTGcaaatatgataataatacaaataagccag GTTATTTTGCTGACAATGTTGGAACTATTGat acAATGTATGTTTTggataatttaaataatggaatacatataatgaaaaatgatCATTCAGATAAGAGAACACAGTTATAA